The sequence GACGGATTGGGAACTGACATCCCCCCGGCAGCAGCCCAGCACGCTGTGAAAGGGAAAGACGTGACGGGGTCGAGCGAGCGTCACTCGACGGATCCGAACGGAAGACTCGAGCGAGTCCGGCGATCAGTGAGCACTGACGGTACGTTGACCCACGGTCGTTCCACTTCCTGTTCGAACCCACGCACCGTGAGGAAGTTACTGCTCGCGTGGTCACCCACAGCAAAATCAGTGGGTTGGGGCAGATTTGAACCACGGTCGTTCCGCTTTGCTCCACTCCCTGATTCAACTCTGCCCAACGTAGCGATTCTGTCGCCCGCGGGTTTGCTCGCGACAGAAGTAGTGGGTTGGGGCAGATTTGAACTGCCGACTTCCTCCGTGTGAAGGAGGTATCATAACCGGACTAGATCACCAACCCGCACGCGTTGGTATCCGTGCGTTCGACTTAAGACTTCCTTTCGTCGGTTGATCCCAACCCGCCCGTCAGTACCGCGGCTCCTCCTCTGGCTCACCATCTCGAGCGTTCACCACACGCGCCAGCGTGAACAGCCCATCGGAGAGTCGATTCAGGTACTGGATCGCCTGCTCGTTGATCGGCTCCTCGTTCGCCAGCGACACCGCACGACGCTCCGCGCGTCGACAGACCGTCCGCGCGTGGTGAAGCTGTGATCCGTGTTCGCTCCCCGTCGGGAGGATGAACGACGTCAACGGCTCGAGTTCGTCGTCGTACTCGTCGATCCACGCTTCGATCGTGTCGACGTGCTCGGCGCGGACGACAGGATCGTCCTCGTCAGGATCGGGATTCGCGAAATCAGCGAGCACCACGTGCAAGTGGTTCTGGACCGTCCGCAATCGCTCGTCGACGTCGTCGTGTCCAGTCGGTCGGATGCGTCCAACGAGCGCGTTCAGTTCGTCGACGGTGCCGTACGCTTCGATCCGGGCACTCGCTTTCGACACGCGAGTCATGTCCCGGAGGTCGGTCTTGCCCTCGTCACCGCGACCGGTATAGATCGACATACTCGTTCCGACGACCAGGGCGTACTTAATTCCACACGGGCATTCCCCGGCTGAGAGCACGCTCTCAGATCCCGTGCCCCAGCACTCACTCGGCGGAAGATTGCCACAGACCAGTACGTTAAACACCTCCCGCCACCAACGCTCGACCAATCATGGAACTCGAGCACCACTGTCCCGAGTGCGGGGGAGAAAAGACGTTCTACCGAGCAGCAAGTACGACCCTCCACCTCGGCGAGAAGGTCAAGTGGCACTGTCCGGACTGTGACTACGGGTTCGTTCGGATCAACGGCGACGGTGCTGGAGTCGATACGAGCACCGCCGACGCCTGATCGACGCTTCTGCACCACCGTCTTTGCGAACCACGTACACTGCGATCGGTCCAGAGAGGTCTCACGCGCGATCGCACGACTACGATCGACCTCGTTTTCCCAGCCACGTCAGCTCCTGTCGGGTCCCCCCGGATCGAATCGCTGCCGCGTGACTCCCGTCACTCGAGTCGTCACCGACTCGCGACCGAATCGAGACCTCGAGCGACGCCAGATGGCCTGCCGACAGTGGTCATCGGTGACGAGGACCGTCGAATTCCTGTCGTATGCCGAGCATCGCACTAGTACAGGCCGATTAGCTGGGCTGTCGGGAGTGAATTGCAGTGAGGATGGGGTCGGAGGGATTTGAACCCCCGATCGACTGATATCTCCGGTGCGCCTCGGAACTCCAGAGGGTCATCACACGGACACTGATCAGGTGTCCGATCAGTATATCAGTCTGGAGTGTCGTCCCGGGCGCGGTGCCTCTGGAGTCAGTCGCCATGCCTGGCTTGGCCACGACCCCTCGTCGTCCACTTGGTCGATCCCCCCTAAAGTGGTTTCGATTCGCGAGGTCGATCATCCCTGCTCCTCGAGGGTGGTCGGTAACGATGGGACCGAATCACTGACTCCCCGGGTTCCGGCACCGGCCCGTTGGGACCGGATTCCGTGAGTGGAATCCAGTGATCGGTCTCGGTCAGCTGGTGGAAGTTGACCGTAGTCCCTCGAAACTAGACACTGGTCAACAGCAGCTCCCAGAATATAATACACCCCGCTCACGTCCTCCAAATCCTAACCGTCTGAAAATCGGATGGGCGCTGCAGGCGATGCAGAGAAATGAGGATGGGCGCTACAGGCGTTCGGTATCTACCACGCGATTTAACGCAAAACCAACACGAGGGGCGGTTACAGTGCGATGGCCAATACTAGCCATGCACACTGACCTCAAACCCATCGAACCAAGAAAAGCACTGGAACTGTATTTAGATGACCGACGTGGTGACTTAGCAGACTGGACACTACGGTCGCACCGCTCTCGACTCTCCACTTTCATCGACTGGTGTGAGGAAGAAAGAATTGGAAATCTGAACGAACTCACAGGTCGTGACATTCATCGGTATAAGGTTTGGCGGCGAAATGACGGTGATCTGTCGAAGGTGACAGTCAAGACGCAGATAGATACGGTCAGAGTATTCGCAAAGTGGTTAGCCAGTATTGAAGGCTGTGACCCAGAACTACCCGCAAAAATCAAATCTCCTTCATTGGCGAAGGGCGAGAATGCACGATCTGTCGAACTTCATAGCGATGAAGCGACGAAGATCCTAACATACCTCGAAAAATACCACTACTGTACTTTGCCTCATGTCACTTTATCTTTATTATGGCACGGGCTAATGCGCCGAGGTGCAGTAAGAGCAATCGACCTTCGAGACTACTATCCAGATGAACAGTATCTTGATCTCAAACATCGTCCCGAATCAGATACGCCGCTAAAGAATGGAACTGGTGGAGAACGGCCAATCGCTGTGTCTGAGTCTGTCTGTGAACTACTAGATGACTGGGTTGCAGATAAGCGGCCCAATTCTACCGATGAATATGGACGAAAACCACTTCTCGCAACATCACAAGGCAGAATCCATCTGACTACAATTCAACAGTACGTCTATATGTGGTCTCGTCCTTGCAAGTATGGTGCTGATTGTCCACATGATCGAGACCCCGACGACTGTAGCTCGGCCAATGAGCGTTATTCTGCGTCCGAATGCCCATCAAGTATCTCACCGCACGCTGTACGGCGAGGAAGTATAACGCACTGGCTACGTGAGGAGATTCCCCAACCGGTCGTAAGTGACCGTGCAGACGTTTCAGCCGACGTTCTTGACGCTCATTACGATGAACGCACGTCTCTCGAAAAAATGGAACAAAGAAGGAAGTTCTTAGACAATATATGAAATAAAGAGGCTTACCTAACGGTAGTTTTTAATATTTTCATTCTTACTACCGAAGAACCCATTGAATGGATTTCTAGTTCCAGTAGAACGCTTATTCCGCTTTTTCTTCCGTTTCTTTTTCCTTCGACTCTTTTTCCGACCGCTGTTCTTTCGCTTTGTCGCCTCAACCGTTCCTTTCGCAACCTCACCATCTATATTCGTGATTCTTACAGTCAACTGATATCCCTTTTTAACATCGCCATCTAATTCGATTCGTTCAATGTTATAGCCATTAAGATGTATAACTGGTCTTTCTTTCGGAACAATCACTGGATCAGGGATTTTTATTAGATCATTTTCTTTGAGTATGAGATCGGTTTCAGGCGAATAGTTTCTTGCAGCATCTTCCACAGAATCGAAAGGTACATTCGGATATTGTAATTGGTTTGAATACATCGAGGAATCGGAACCAAGGAAGACTATAACCTTTTCTCCCTTCTGACCATGAGATATATGTAGGTGATCTTTGGGAATATTTTCTGAAAATGTAAGGAGATTCCCCTTACCATTCACTTTCTCTATCTCTACTTGTGCGAATTTCTCAAGTGGATAATTGTATTCCAATTCATTACTATCATTATCTTCTTCAGATATGGTTTCTAACTGTTGTGAATCTTCTAATTCTTTTGCGTATTTGAATAGCGATTCATTATACTCCTCTCCATCTTCGCCATGATGAACACGGAAGTGGCAGTTTGGACAGAGGGCGACAACAGTGTCAGGTTTGTCAGATCCCTTATCACTGAGTTCATGAATGTGATGGGCATGAAGATAGGGTTCGCCCGTTTTGCTCGTAAATGGAGCTGGATTTCCGCAACCTTCGCAATTTCCGTTCGCCCGTGCTTTCACATACTCACGTACAGCAGAGGATCGTGTATACTCTTGTGTTGTTCTTTGTGTAGTCTGTACACTGATTTCATCAACGGATTCTTCAATCGCTTGATCTCGTAGTTCAGACAAATACGTTGATGTTGTCTCCGACCTGCTCTCTTTTTCTGATTTCTCCTGTGATTTCCCTGAGTCACTTGGTTGCTCCTTCTCAGACAAATTGATCTTAGGAGTGGTAGAACTCTTCCCGGCCGACGCTTCATCATCCATCCTTCTTTTCCCAATAGACAGTATTTCCTTGCCTCGAACAACCATACTGTCCAACTCAATGTTCATGTGGTGATCATAACTAGAAAGTCGTCCAGAAATTGGTTTAGATTCTTTTCGATATACAGTCACCTCCTCTCCTAGCATACTCTCTAATGCTTCAAGTGGAGTGTCAGCCATACCCTCATAACAGTTAGAAAATGGTTTAAACCCATCCTATAAAATTGCGATGAGTACCATTAATTGAGGAGAAACAGGTTTAGAATATATCCGAATACGTTGTAGTCTGCTATTCACCGTGAGTGGACGATACAGAGTGTGACACCCGTTATTGTAGGTCTCGATCTATGCTGAGACTGGAGTCACTCAAAGTCATCTACAACCTCTGTCAGTATTGTGGCATGCAATTTGCGTTTCTTTTCTTTATCTGTTTTATCGTAGTGTCGGTCGATAACATCGGCCGAGGCATCTACATTATCAGACAGGGTTGGTCCATCCCATCCATTTTGGCGCATATATGTAATATATCCTTTACGAAGGTCATGCGGAGAACGTTTACTTGGACAATTCATGTCTCCAGCAACTGTTGCTGGGCGGCAGGTATCTGGGTTCCTACCGTGAGGGCAATCTCCGATCAAACACGGGGCAGACCATTTATTAATTCGTGTCCGAACCGCTGACGCTGAAATCCGTCCCTGCTCAGTAGCGATCAACGGTTCCCGCCCATAACGATCAATCGTGTCTGGGCGTCTATGCTCAATGTAATCACTAAGCACCTCACATGTGCTAGACGAAATCGGAATCTGGCGTTCACTAGCAGTTTTGTTCTTCAATCGAGTTCCAGTCTTTGGTCGATGCTCTAGGTTAAGATAGCCGGTACCATCTTCCAATTCTACGAAGTCGTCAATGTCCAGAGACCTTAATGTACAAGTCCGAATCCCAGTGTCGGTGAGTAGTAGCCATAGTGCATGGTCCTGAGAGGCGTAATTAAATCGTGAAAGGTGTGATACGACCTCTTTTGCTCGTTCTCGTGTCATGTACCGATCTCTGCTCTTGTCTTCCTCTGCTACCTCTATTTCCGGTACTTCAACCGAAAGTGCAGGCTTGACATAACCCTGTGATTCACAGTATCGAACAAAGACGCTGAGAGTCTGAAACTGAGTTTCGAGTGTTCGAGGCTTTACCTTCTTTTCCCTCTTTTCTCTGTACGCTTCCAAATCCTCTTTGGAAAGGTCATTCATATACTCGATTTCGTTATCATCACACCAATCAACAAATATTCCTAACCGCGACTCGTGGGATCTCATAGTCGATTCGCCGTTGCTCTTCGGGTTGACATCAAGGTATTCGGCCACTGCTTCTTCTGGAGTAATTAGACTAAGGTTGAGTTCACTATCATCAATCTTACCTGTTCGGTAGAGGGCGCGGATAACCGCGTTCTCAACGTCTCCAGACGGGTTTTTCGATAACATCGTGAATTAACAGAAGAGTTTCACTATAAAAGCTAATATGGTTACTACCTTGCCGCAAACAAAGTCTGTTAACACACACCAATGATGTGCCCAACAGACTCTGGCCAATATGACCTAATATTGACTCCTAGAGTTGGATTTTACAAAAAATCCGTTCATTTATTCACAGGCGTCGCTATTCCGTCTAAAGATCACATAGAAGACTTGATAGGGAATACTTAGTCTTCGTCTTCAAACCACACTTCGGCTTCTTCTTCGTACTCAAAGGTTTGCGCTCGACCATCCTGCGGGATGCCTGTACTTTCCCCAGTCGTGCCCGGTGCAGAGTCACCAACATCATGACTTTTGTCAGGGCGACGACCTTCTCCGCAAGCATCTTTCTTACCCATACTGTCCTATAGGGTGGACAGTATAATAAATATATGTATAATCGTAGTCAGTCATCCAAAAGAAGTTGTTGATAAAGATAGGATTGTGCAGGTCGATTACCCAACTAGCTTATTTTAGCAGTACAGACGTTCGCTCACCATTCGTGGCTAACATCTGGGTCATATGTTTCATCATCATATTCACTCCATCCGTTCTAGCTTAGCGACTAACTGAGACGGTGATCACGCCGAAAATGCGTCGAGTCTCACCGCAATCATACCGAGATAGCTGCTGCTCAAGCAAACCAGCCGGTTCTTGGTCATGTCTCCCGTCGAAGGCGGCGCACTCGCAGTCGTGAGTGCGCCGCCGTTCCAGAGCCGTCGCTGACCAGCCTGGGCGATCCAGCCCGTCTCGTCAGGCGAGTTCGTTACCAGAACTCGCCTGACTCCACCTGTTCACGTAACCTCGGACGGTGTGGATTTGGATCTCGTGACGACCACAGCAACAACGAATCGAGATCCGGTAGCTCGTACCCCAGATCCAACATCAGGTACAACTGGATCAGATGAGCGTGGCGTTCGACAGCGTGTGAACATCGTCGTCGAGGAAGCCGCGTCGACGACGCCGCGGCGTCGTCGGCGCAGTCTCGCTGCTTTGCGTCCAGTTTCTGGAGTTCGTCGACGATAACCCGGCTCATCATCCGTTCTAGCTTAGCGACTAACTGAGACGGTGATCACGCCGAAAATGCGTCGAGTCTCACCGCAATCATACCGAGATAGCTGCTGCTCAAGCAAACCAGCCGGTTCTTGGTCATGTCTCCCGTCGAAGGCGGCGCACTCGCAGTCGTGAGTGCGCCGCCGTTCCAGAGCCGTCGCTGACCAGCCTGGGCGATCCAGCCCGTCTCGTCAGGCGAGTTCGTTACCAGAACTCGCCTGACTCCACCTGTTCACGTAACCTCGGACGGTGTGGATTTGGATCTCGTGACGACCACAGCAACAACGAATCGAGATCCGGTAGCTCGTACCCCAGATCCAACATCAGGTACAACTGGATCAGATGAGCGTGGCGTTCGACAGCGTGTGAACATCGTCGTCGAGGAAGCCGCGTCGACGACGCCGCGGCGTCGTCGGCGCAGTCTCGCTGCTTTGCGTCCAGTTTCTGGAGTTCGTCGACGATAACCCGGCTCATCATCCGTTCTAGCTTAGCGACTAACTGAGACGGTGATCACGCCGAAAATGCGTCGAGTCTCACCGCAATCATACCGAGATAGCTGCTGCTCAAGCAAACCAGCCGGTTCTTGGTCATGTCTCCCGTCGAAGGCGGCGCACTCGCAGTCGTGAGTGCGCCGCCGTTCCAGAGCCGTCGCTGACCAGCCTGGGCGATCCAGCCCGTCTCGTCAGGCGAGTTCGTTACCAGAACTCGCCTGACTCCACCTGTTCACGTAACCTCGGACGGTGTGGATTTGGATCTCGTGACGACCACAGCAACAACGAATCGAGATCCGGTAGCTCGTACCCCAGATCCAACATCAGGTACAACTGGATCAGATGAGCGTGGCGTTCGACAGCGTGTGAACATCGTCGTCGAGGAAGCCGCGTCGACGACGCCGCGGCGTCGTCGGCGCAGTCTCGCTGCTTTGCGTCCAGTTTCTGGAGTTCGTCGACGATAACCCGGCTCATCAGCAGCGAGAGTGCTGCCATGATGATCAGCGCCTCGATGATGTAGGCGTCGGTCGTGTTGATCTCGTCCAGACCGAACCGTGATTTGAGTTCTTTGAACAGCAGTTCGATCTCCCAGCGCGCCCGATAGAGCTGTGCGATATCGGGCGCGCGGTAGTCGTCTCTCTCCAGATTCGTCAGGTACAGATGATACTCGCCGCTGTCATCGTTGCGAACGCCGACTAATCGGAAGGTTCGGGTCGCGCTGGCGCCCGACCCTCGTTTGCGGTC is a genomic window of Natrarchaeobaculum aegyptiacum containing:
- a CDS encoding cob(I)yrinic acid a,c-diamide adenosyltransferase, which gives rise to MSIYTGRGDEGKTDLRDMTRVSKASARIEAYGTVDELNALVGRIRPTGHDDVDERLRTVQNHLHVVLADFANPDPDEDDPVVRAEHVDTIEAWIDEYDDELEPLTSFILPTGSEHGSQLHHARTVCRRAERRAVSLANEEPINEQAIQYLNRLSDGLFTLARVVNARDGEPEEEPRY
- a CDS encoding tyrosine-type recombinase/integrase, translated to MHTDLKPIEPRKALELYLDDRRGDLADWTLRSHRSRLSTFIDWCEEERIGNLNELTGRDIHRYKVWRRNDGDLSKVTVKTQIDTVRVFAKWLASIEGCDPELPAKIKSPSLAKGENARSVELHSDEATKILTYLEKYHYCTLPHVTLSLLWHGLMRRGAVRAIDLRDYYPDEQYLDLKHRPESDTPLKNGTGGERPIAVSESVCELLDDWVADKRPNSTDEYGRKPLLATSQGRIHLTTIQQYVYMWSRPCKYGADCPHDRDPDDCSSANERYSASECPSSISPHAVRRGSITHWLREEIPQPVVSDRADVSADVLDAHYDERTSLEKMEQRRKFLDNI
- a CDS encoding HNH endonuclease, translating into MADTPLEALESMLGEEVTVYRKESKPISGRLSSYDHHMNIELDSMVVRGKEILSIGKRRMDDEASAGKSSTTPKINLSEKEQPSDSGKSQEKSEKESRSETTSTYLSELRDQAIEESVDEISVQTTQRTTQEYTRSSAVREYVKARANGNCEGCGNPAPFTSKTGEPYLHAHHIHELSDKGSDKPDTVVALCPNCHFRVHHGEDGEEYNESLFKYAKELEDSQQLETISEEDNDSNELEYNYPLEKFAQVEIEKVNGKGNLLTFSENIPKDHLHISHGQKGEKVIVFLGSDSSMYSNQLQYPNVPFDSVEDAARNYSPETDLILKENDLIKIPDPVIVPKERPVIHLNGYNIERIELDGDVKKGYQLTVRITNIDGEVAKGTVEATKRKNSGRKKSRRKKKRKKKRNKRSTGTRNPFNGFFGSKNENIKNYR
- a CDS encoding tyrosine-type recombinase/integrase, with product MLSKNPSGDVENAVIRALYRTGKIDDSELNLSLITPEEAVAEYLDVNPKSNGESTMRSHESRLGIFVDWCDDNEIEYMNDLSKEDLEAYREKREKKVKPRTLETQFQTLSVFVRYCESQGYVKPALSVEVPEIEVAEEDKSRDRYMTRERAKEVVSHLSRFNYASQDHALWLLLTDTGIRTCTLRSLDIDDFVELEDGTGYLNLEHRPKTGTRLKNKTASERQIPISSSTCEVLSDYIEHRRPDTIDRYGREPLIATEQGRISASAVRTRINKWSAPCLIGDCPHGRNPDTCRPATVAGDMNCPSKRSPHDLRKGYITYMRQNGWDGPTLSDNVDASADVIDRHYDKTDKEKKRKLHATILTEVVDDFE